From the candidate division KSB1 bacterium genome, one window contains:
- a CDS encoding beta-N-acetylhexosaminidase — MTRSITINLFILISFNLPGFSSSIPISQLPNYPITHLPNRPLTQSLKLIPQPREIQIEMSNFQFDSSLTISIGDPIHQFAAEQLQAEIREQFNLKIPIDRKPARKSILLGIPSSDKIIKQALQKAGLKCNARLGPEGYVLAISPSQIIIAANTQTGVFYGVQTLKQIIRDHDQNAIPCMKIRDYPMLNIRGVLDDISRGPLPTMDYFKSCIRRFAELKINTLTYYTEHVIRTQSHPEFAPPEALTLEEIQELSYYARKYHIDLVGCFQSFGHFEKILEHPRYEPLGEMNSLLSPAMPESYKLLSDIYRELAQAYPSKEFLVLCDEVWALGKGASESMVKELGFATVYSNHINWIRDELARHNKRIWVAADVALEHREILSQLKQDIVLLPWNYSGRSSFEDMILPIKGSGFDFIVTTGVSCSRKLFPDFATTKVNIKDFVRDGIRHGALGVLNTNWDDFGGNFFSNNWYGIAYGADQGWNSENAATENFDARFAAAFYGDRSGKISEAILKLSSLVEFPAVQNLENTLFWQRLIPEDGIRAQLSLEQWDEIEQRTRAAINLLDEAQVNRYQEDVDYIRYACQQVIFMADLRANLLVAADHYRRACLSQPHWQEAETHLINAIEIIADLKQRWDALADQYQVLWGRENRAYGLDVYWRKFRRITNDLSDVLERLGQAKAYLAKGFYLPSPLQVRLEIRELKEKFFLTWLICGSFPNPKKDNDLPSHAPNNCIGFETDYLQEIGGEKGAHPQLGDRVKRPDGSEVEWKLYTSTLGAEVDLLGLFDQDSRVVAYAFCTIKSPDDQQVLAALGSNDGIKVFLNGEQIFERHELRFVKIDEDRVALPLKKGLNRLLLKIDQGRGKWGFCFRVVDRNFVSEGHCYHLK; from the coding sequence ATGACTCGTTCAATCACAATTAATCTATTCATTCTCATCAGTTTTAATTTGCCTGGATTTTCATCCTCAATCCCAATTTCCCAATTACCTAATTACCCAATCACCCATTTACCCAATCGCCCACTCACCCAATCTCTCAAATTAATCCCTCAGCCCAGAGAAATTCAAATCGAAATGAGCAATTTCCAATTCGACTCATCGCTCACCATCAGCATCGGCGATCCGATCCATCAATTTGCCGCCGAGCAGCTTCAGGCAGAAATCAGGGAACAGTTTAATCTTAAAATTCCCATCGACCGAAAACCAGCTCGGAAATCAATATTACTGGGAATTCCTAGTTCCGATAAAATTATAAAGCAGGCGCTACAAAAAGCGGGGCTGAAATGCAATGCCCGACTTGGCCCAGAAGGCTATGTTTTGGCTATTTCACCATCGCAAATCATCATCGCTGCCAATACCCAGACGGGCGTGTTCTACGGGGTTCAAACATTAAAGCAGATCATCCGAGATCATGATCAAAATGCGATTCCATGTATGAAAATCAGGGATTATCCGATGCTCAACATTCGGGGGGTGCTGGACGACATCAGCCGTGGCCCGCTGCCCACGATGGATTATTTCAAATCCTGCATCCGTCGCTTTGCCGAGTTGAAAATCAATACACTGACCTACTACACCGAGCATGTGATTCGCACCCAGAGCCATCCTGAATTCGCCCCGCCCGAGGCGCTGACCCTGGAAGAAATCCAGGAATTATCCTATTATGCCCGAAAATATCATATCGATCTGGTGGGCTGCTTCCAATCGTTCGGCCACTTTGAGAAGATTCTGGAGCATCCCCGCTACGAACCTTTGGGAGAGATGAACTCCCTGCTTTCGCCTGCCATGCCTGAAAGTTATAAGCTGTTATCGGATATTTATCGGGAATTGGCGCAGGCTTATCCGTCGAAAGAATTTTTAGTGTTGTGCGATGAGGTCTGGGCATTGGGCAAGGGCGCCAGTGAATCCATGGTGAAGGAACTGGGCTTCGCCACAGTCTATTCGAATCATATCAATTGGATTCGAGACGAGTTGGCGAGGCATAATAAGCGCATCTGGGTCGCTGCCGATGTGGCGTTGGAGCATCGGGAGATTCTGTCCCAACTCAAACAGGACATCGTGCTGCTGCCATGGAATTACAGCGGCCGCAGCTCGTTCGAGGACATGATCCTGCCGATCAAAGGGAGTGGTTTCGATTTCATCGTGACCACGGGCGTCTCCTGCTCCCGCAAGCTGTTTCCCGATTTTGCCACTACCAAAGTCAATATCAAAGATTTTGTTCGGGATGGGATTCGGCATGGGGCGCTGGGCGTATTGAACACCAACTGGGATGATTTCGGCGGCAATTTTTTCTCGAACAATTGGTATGGTATCGCCTACGGCGCCGATCAGGGCTGGAACTCTGAAAATGCTGCGACCGAAAATTTTGATGCCCGATTTGCGGCAGCTTTTTATGGGGATCGCTCGGGCAAGATTTCCGAGGCAATTTTGAAATTGAGTTCGCTGGTCGAATTTCCCGCTGTCCAAAATCTGGAAAACACCCTTTTCTGGCAGCGTTTGATTCCCGAGGATGGCATTCGAGCGCAGCTTTCGCTTGAGCAGTGGGATGAAATCGAGCAACGAACTCGGGCGGCTATTAACTTGCTGGACGAAGCCCAGGTCAATCGCTATCAGGAAGATGTGGATTATATTCGCTATGCCTGCCAACAGGTGATATTCATGGCTGATCTTCGAGCGAACCTCCTTGTGGCGGCTGATCATTATCGTCGAGCCTGCCTGAGCCAGCCTCATTGGCAGGAAGCAGAAACGCATTTGATCAACGCCATCGAGATCATAGCCGATCTAAAGCAGCGATGGGATGCACTGGCTGATCAATATCAGGTGCTCTGGGGGCGGGAAAATCGGGCGTACGGGCTGGATGTCTATTGGCGAAAATTTCGTCGGATAACGAATGACCTCAGCGATGTGTTGGAACGGTTGGGTCAGGCGAAAGCATATTTGGCCAAGGGGTTTTATCTTCCTTCGCCCTTGCAGGTGCGGCTGGAAATTCGGGAACTGAAGGAAAAATTTTTCCTGACCTGGCTGATCTGTGGCAGTTTTCCAAATCCAAAGAAGGATAATGATCTCCCGTCGCATGCACCGAACAACTGCATCGGATTCGAGACCGACTATCTGCAAGAGATCGGCGGCGAAAAGGGTGCTCATCCCCAGTTGGGCGATCGGGTGAAGCGGCCCGATGGCTCGGAAGTCGAGTGGAAGCTTTATACGTCAACCCTGGGCGCCGAAGTTGATCTGCTCGGACTGTTTGATCAAGATTCAAGGGTTGTGGCGTATGCGTTTTGCACCATCAAATCGCCCGATGATCAACAGGTGCTGGCAGCGCTGGGCAGCAACGATGGCATCAAGGTATTTTTGAATGGCGAGCAAATCTTTGAGCGCCACGAGCTGCGGTTCGTGAAGATCGATGAGGATCGAGTGGCCTTGCCACTGAAGAAAGGATTGAATCGCTTGCTGTTAAAGATCGATCAAGGACGAGGGAAGTGGGGATTTTGTTTTAGAGTTGTGGATCGAAATTTTGTGAGTGAAGGTCATTGTTATCATCTGAAATAA